One Aegilops tauschii subsp. strangulata cultivar AL8/78 chromosome 2, Aet v6.0, whole genome shotgun sequence genomic window, ATTCCCATCCGGAGAGATTATTCATCATGTGAGGACACACCGGATACCTGAGAAACAAAAATAAGTTCGTAGATTTATCAGCAAAGGAAAATGGAAGCAACATAGGAGTGTCCTGATTTTTATTTAGTTTTTCTACAATTAGGAGGTCATTGATTATATGCCTATCCGGGCCCAAACACCAGGCGCCAGAGAGACTAAAAAAACGTACACCCCAAAACTCGCGCGAAGCTGCCACTGGCGGGTGGACCTACGATTGGACCCAGCTGCAAAATCCTTTGCCCGGACACGCTCCCTGGAATTCCCCATCCACCCCCTCCCCCTCGCCACACGACTGCGCAAACACACATCCCACCACCGCACGCAATTACCCATCTGCCCTTCCCGTCTCCCCACAACCACGAGCACGCCCCTCGGCTGCGGTCCCTCTGCGCGAAAGCGCGGTGGCACGGGCGTAATTCCCTCCGAGGCCCGGGGGCCCTCTCTGGTGCGCTCCAGTATAAATAGGAGGCAAGCCCCCTCCTGACGCCCCCCCGTCTCTTATAAGCCAGAATTTTCTCTCGCCTCTCCATCCCTCCACTGGCCTCCCCTCTCTCCTCCGATCTTTTTCTCTCGTCCCGGCCCGTTGTTCCCTCCCCTCCTCTCGTTCGGCCTCTCTGCCCTGCGAAGTTACCATCCTGCCCTTGGTGGGCCCCACGGCCATCAATCTCCTGGAGATTTTTTTTTCCTCCTCCCAAttgtttttatttgtttcttttctttgcCTCCTCCACATACATACATATCCCGTCACCAGAAACCGCTTTCCTCTCCATCGACGGCTCCCCTCGGCTGGTGCTGCTGACGTGGCGAGGTCCCGGCCGTCGATATGTCGCTGAGCGAGAAGCTGGAAGCGGCGCGTATCGCCCTGGGCAAGCGCAAGGAGCGGGAGCTGCAGCAGCTgggccccgccccggccccggCCCTAGCCCCAGCGCCTGCCGCTGCGACTAAAGCCGAGCTGTCCAAGCCGGCTCGGGCCGGCAACAACAACAAGCTGCTAGCCGGGAACCTGGCCCACGAGTTCCTGACCCACGGCACGCTCCTGGGCCGCCGGATCGAGCCGAGCCATCACCACCAACCCGCTGCCGCGGCCGCCTCCCCGCGGCCCGAGCCCGAGCCGAAGAGGAGGTACGCGGAGCTGTCCTGGCTGCTCATGACGAACGGGGCCCACATCCCCGGCGTCGTCAACCCCACGCAGCTCGGCCGCTGGCTCCAGATAAAGGAGTGACGCCGGCGGCCGCCGCCCCCATCGGCGCCCAGAAGAACCACCACCaccaggaggaggaggaagggccGCAGCACATCAAGACAAAGCGGTTTCGTCGTTCGCCTCGCCTCTCCCATCCCCTCCCCTTGTCTTCTTTCTTAGATCTAGCGAGAAAacttgttgctgttgctgttgtacTTAGCGCTATCCGTTCGATGCATTGGCACTGCTAGTCTTTAATTTCTTCTACCGTATCATTCATGCGTGTTCGCTTCTTCTTTTTTCCTGTCTGCGCCGCGCTCGACTCGATAGCAAAAGCCGATCGATGGATGGATGGATCGATCGTGGCGGAAATGTTGCCATGTATGGCGACGCAACGAGCATGGCGTGCGCTGGTGGAGATGGCTCGGTACTCGGTAGTTGGTCCCCGTTTTTATTTCCGTCTCCGTGTCTGGGTGGGCATGGGCGCATTCGgtttggtttggtttgggtgAGCGCCCCGGCTCGGAGCTCTGCTCCGTAATAAATACAGGCAAGCTGGCGCCCACCGCGTGCCAGGTGAAGGATCAAAGAACCGGGCGCGTGGTAGATATGTCATCTCATCTGTGTATGTTTCGTAGTAGTAGTATACAGTAAGTAGAACGTGGTGCCGATTGATTATACAGAGAGGCTTTGGTTGTGACCTTTACATGAAGATGATGCGTATATCCTTGTGATTTTGAGGCCATTTAGATTTTGTTTATTGGATCAAGGGACGAAGGCGGTCTGGTCTGGTCTGGTCTGGACCCATCGTGTTTCCAGACGAAAGCTTTGATTAGTTTTTTGTAGGGAAGCTTTGATGAGTTGGTCCTTGTTGCTTCCATTGATCGATGATAGGTATTTTGGCTCTTGCGCGCCTACCTGGTCCGTTACGACCTGTCTTGATTTGCATTTAAATACACGGGGATCGCTGCTGATTTGGTCGATCCTGCTTTCCATCCATCGTCCACCGTATCGGTGCTGGTCAATGGTGGGAGGGAGGGCGATGCGAATGTGATCGTGCTAGTCCGTGGCCGTTGCTTGTGGAATCGTCTATCCACATTTGTGTTGCACGAAAGAGGGTCCCTGGTCGGTCACCTCGCCTGGGTACGTAGCGTGGCTGGGATAGAAGCAGGGTCGCCTCTCGTGAAGTAGACTCGTCGATCAGCCGGGTAGCAGGCGACCACGACTCTAGACGACTCTAGAGGCTAGGGGCCAAATTTGATGTTCTAACCTTTTTGTGAAAGTTTAGCAAGATCTGATACTGGTTCGATTTTTCTTTTAGATCTGACCGTTTTTCTATCGTCAATATCGATAACGGTAAGGTATACCAGCCTACCGCCAAGGCCCCGTGCGGTAGGCAACTTATCCACTTCAACGTAGAGCTGCCCTACCGCCAAACAGGCTGGCGGTAGCCTGTGTACTCCTATCGCCGTGGTGCTCGGCGGTAGGTGAGTACACGCATTATATTTGATACTTAAAAATTATTTGTGATAGGGCGTGCACCCCTACCGCCAAGGGTAGGATGTTATACCCTACCATCGTCGACCCTGGTGATAGTAAAATGGTCAGAGCTTGAAAAAAATTCAAACCTGAGTCAGATCTCGCTAAACTTTTGCAAAATGATCAAAAACACCAAAATCGGCCTTCAGAGGGTGCACCGCCGAAAGCTTGTCGATTTGTTAAATCCCCTTCGTTCCCAGGGAGGCTGCTAGCTGGAACTCTATTTCGGATGCCTGCCTCGGGCTAGTGCAAGCTGCAAGAGAAGACTTCCGGATCCAGCGTCCAGACCTCCAAAATTCCAATAAAAACACACTCCGGGCAATTTCCgggaatgatcatgatgccctagATGGCTTTCTGTTACTGGCATCGACCAGTATTGACATATTCTCATCTAGTAGGATGGAAGTCATGTTGCCATGAACCGAAATTACAGCTCGTAGGCGCTTCTCTGAATTAAATTCTTGCTTGGTTGGTTGGTTGTCAGCCTCGGCCAGAATTAGCTACTACTAGTAGCAGACGGAGCGACGATGATTCGCGTCATTGAAGACAGCGGGCTGCTCTGAACCATCTGCGCCCGAAAAGGTAATACTACGCAGATTAGTTGTATCGTGGCACAAAGAGAAAAGTGCATACTGCCTTCTCTCTTCTTCCCTACCTATAAGAAGTTATAAAACATGTGAAAATCCATAGCTGGACATGAGCACGTCTACTCAtggatgaacagtaaattcaaataaaatgcaACGAAGATCTGAAACAATTATACAACAAAGATAACACAAGTTTTCTGTgggcatgcaaagtttcatggcAATGTGACATAGGAGGAGCTCGGGACAAAGAAACCAAAATCAATGCTCCAAATTAAAATTCTCAGGACTCtgtttttgtttgttttcttGTCCGAACTCCTATAATGTCATATCGTCGTGTATTTTTGCATAGACCTAGAAAACTTGTGCATTTTTTGTGcgaattttatttttctttttttgattctactgttcatcaccaggagcatatGCTCCCAACAACAAAACGGCATCCTCATAAAACATGCGTCAATGAACTCTTGTTTGGTTTTCCCCCTTCTCGAAATGATTTGTGAGCCTTTTGTGTATCCTTGAATAACTACGTGCGGGTTTTATCGACAATTCAATGGACAACTTTTCATGTCCTAACATTGTACCGGGAGAGTTTGGTTCTTGACAAAGCACTTCATTGgagaagaggaaggaaagggtgTACTCATGCGTCAACTCTACTGTGCGTCCTGAACTCTacttttttggaaaaaaaattatCTATTCATTGTCAATTATGGTAGCACAtcgaacaccagaaataataaaaattatatcCAAATTCATAGATCACCTAGCGACGACTGCAAGCACTGAAgtgagccgaaggcgcgccgccgtcattgcccctccctcgccggagccgggcacaacttgttgtagtagacagtcgatAGGTCGTCGTGCTAAGGCGCCATAGGACCAACACACCAGAACAACAACCGTCGTCAACGAAGAAAAGCTTAGATTGGAAGGATCCAACCCGAAGACACAAGAACAAAGACAAACAAAGACTGGATCCGAGCAGATCCACCAAAAACAACCACCGACTGAATCCTGCGAGATCCGccagagacacacctccacacgcgcACCGATGATGCTAGATGCACCACCGAGACGAGCGCTAGacggggagaaccttattccatcttttGGGAGCCACCGTCGTCTCATCTTCCTGAGCagaacacaaaccctaacaaaacttgaAGACACACCTAAAAACAGAACCCTCTCGACGCCAAGGGCCAGGATCCATCGCGCACCCATGGCCATAAGGCCACATGAGATGTGGCTGATCGGCGGCGCCGCCGATGGGAGGCAGAAACTCTAGCTGCCTTTCCTTAGGAGGAGAGACGTAGCCAGGAGAGAAATCAAATTTGTCCTGAACTCTACTTCCCTAGGCAACGTATCTTAACAAACATATACATTCGATGTACCCATGGGGTGTGCACCCTTGTATGGGGAATAGAAAGACAAGATCTAAATAAGATAGATGCAAAATAAAATGGCATGATCCACATGTACCAAAATACAATTCATTGCCTTTGTCACATATGATGACCACTCTGCCACCCACTGAGCTCAGTAAGGGTGACTTGCAGGGCTTAGCGCAGGGCCGGCCAACAAAATTAGGGACATGTGCCAAACTTTAAAACGAGGCCTACCTCACTAGAAAAATAGAACTATAATAGTAATATATATGCCATAATGTGTTACATGCCAATATGATATATCAAGAATCGCACCCATTCATTGAAAAACTTGTTTTCAGCTTAAACTACTTTTGTACTGCGCGACACGGCCTTAAGCAATCTTCAAATCAAtcattcaaaaaaataaaactactTTTCTAGATGGAATCTTAGTACACAAACAACACACGAGATATGGCATGAAATTGAAACAGAAAAACCTGGAGGGTTGAGTTAGGTGTGTGATCCCCTTGATGACTTTGCCCTTGGACCACCCTGCCGCTAGATGTGGCCATAGGTAATGCCCTTGCCCTTGGACGCCTAGACATCCCATTTCTCGCCAAGTTTATGGAGAATAGGGTTACGAGAAGACTATGGAATCAAATTGAACGAAGAAAAGTAGATATACCTAGGGATTATAGAAACAAGATTTTACCTATCATTGAAAGTCGAGGAGAAATTTGTTTGGAATCGGAAAATCATGATCTCCTCCTTCGTTAAttaaggaagaggaaggaggaaagAGTATCGGCATCCATCATCTATTGATTGAGTTAAAGGAAAGAGACGAAGAAGGACTCGAGGAGGTGGAAGGTGAAAAGAGGGAGGCGACTAGGAGAAGGTGTGGCTGACTCGCTTGTCTTGCTGCGTAGATGTTGTAAACCGGTTGCTAGCCTTCTATTGTCGTTGTTGGGCTGATTTCTTTTGTCTTTTTCTTTGAGAAATTGTGTATATACGAACCTGAGTTGGGGCCCCAAGCCTGGCTTAGCGCCAATCCTACGGGGTCGGAAGGCGTGTGACATTCAATGATTTTGTTTCCAGAAGACGCGACGTTACTAGCATCTCACATGTGTCGGTTGGCACAAGCCAGTTGCTTTCTAAGAAACTCTTGTCATATATTTTTGTGATAGCCCTTGTCGTATATATTACTTCAGGAGCCAACGGCCCCACAAATGTCGTACAAATCCTCAAAAAGAATGGagccaaataaaaagaaaagtcTAGAACATGTTCCCGAGGACACACGCCACACACTTAAACCAAGTCTAGACATGCGTCCTCTACCTGCCACGTTAGTGCACACATGTCGAGAGATTTGCCTGCTAACCATATACATCTGTCATCGTTGTTGATGATGAGCAAGTGCAGCCAAGGCAAATTGCCTCCACTTGGCTGGTTATCGAGCTTGTGTGAAGGAAGACACCAACACCGACCATGAATAAGATTCACATGTGACAACCACCAATTCAACGGATAGATGTGTGACCACGTAGTCCAGAAACCTCAAAGACACTTCCTTGTATGGAGGTTGAAGTGAATCTCAATGGGAACTCATGGAGATCAACACAACAAGTTGCACTCACACTAGAGAAGGAGGACACCAAGAATATCCCCAGCACAAATAAGATCTGGAGCTCATGCAATGTGATGTAACCATGCCCTGCTTATAGCTACAAGGAGACCAAGAAAAAACATGAAAAATCCTGAAATATAAGGAGACTTTGCACGAACATAGAAAGGACACATTGTATCTGACATAATTGGTTGTCGCCCCAGATAAGGAGGGTGATGATTGGTGTTGTAGCCGTCAATGGTCGGGGTAACTACAAATGGAGGAGCAAGGTTGATCTAGCATAGGATTACACTTCTCTAGAAAATGAATACCTAAAAGGACACTATGTCTAGCCCGTGCAATAAAGGCGGGTGATCCTGATTGATCCGCCCACATTGAAAACCTCAACCTGGAATGCTTCAACATTTTCTGTAATTTCGTATGCCCCTACGTTTTTCCATCCCAAGGTCGTGGTCTTGTTGGAGACACACCTCAATATATAACCGGTAGACCATTTTGCGACAAATGATGAGTGTGGAGTTAAATAGTCTAGGCAAGTAATGGTAAACGAGGAGTCCTTCTATTTAAAAGGGGAAGCAACAAGATTAAGCTTTAAGCTTTGGAAGATTAAGTGTCAAACTAATATGGTGGCTCACAAGATTGCTAAATTTAGCTTTGATAGTAGATCAGATGGTTGTCTTTTTAATAGTTTCCCACCTGCGTGGCGTATGTTGTAAGGAACAATTGTAGaaaatagttaattaattaatacaAGTGGAGGTGTTTAAAAAAGGGAAGCAACAAGTCAACTTCTAATTTGTAGCTAACCTTTTTATTGATGTTTAAATGGAACAATAACATGATGTTTCTAGCAAATCATTAGTTTGTATTTGAGAGTTCATGGAAAAAAGATAAATAACAAATTATTTTTCCATGGACATTGTGATTTGCCATGGATGGTTACGGGGATATTAATAAAATAATCCATGAGAAGAGTGGTGGGACTCAAATAGTACATGAAAGTGTTTACGTGAAACTTTGAGTGGTCACAGGTAGATGTTGTTGACTTATATTGGTGATGTTTTCACCCAGAAAAGAGGAAGGACAAGATAACGGTCGGATCACACAGTTATAAATAATGGAGCAGATATTAATATGTAGTGATTTAATCAGTCCAACCACTAAAAATCATTAACAAGCACTAATTAATCTTCCTAGGAGCGGGATGGTAGCCGGGAAGATTCACGCCACTTCAAAGTTTGCTAGTTCCGTCAGGATGAATTTAATGAGGTTGTGTAACATGCTTTTGAATAATCACACATATTAAAGGATGCTCCATTTCGTCTTTCATGTCATGCTCTGGTTTCAAGTTTCTTCTGTGGTCTTGTAGCGTTAGAAGAAATCGTGTTTGTCCCAAAAATCTGCAACGTCCTCTCACACCTTTGGGGGTGGGGGTAAAGCAAAGGCGAGGATATGTCCTTGCTATGTTGGTGTGACAACCTCCTTATTTGGGGTGACAACCAATTATGTCAGATACAATGTGTCCTCACTGAACTAACTTGGATAGACATTTGTGATCTCTACCCGCCACGTTAGTGCACACACGTCGAGAGATTTGCCTAGTAACCATATGCATCTGTCATCATTGTTGGTCATGAGGAAGTGCAACCAAGAAATATTGCCTCCACTTGGCTGGTTGTCGAGCTTGTGTGAAGACAGTCGGTAGTGCCGAAGATGAAAAGATTCACATATGACAACCACCAATTCAACAGACAAATGTGTGACCGTGTAGTTCAGAAACTGCAAAGACACCTCCTTGTATGGAGATTGAAGTgaatattgatacgtctccaacatatctataacttttgattatttcatgctattatactatcaatcttggatgccttaaatgctattttatatcatttttatgggactaacctattaacccaatgcctagtgccagttcctgttttttgctttttttgctTTTCAAAAAATCtgtaccaaacaaagtccaaacacgatgaaactttatggtgatttttttgaACCAGAAGGAACCCTAGAAGGTTCAGGAGGAGGCCAAAAGACCTATGGGAGAGGCACGAGCTCATAGGGCGCGCCGCCTGAGCTCGTGGGCCCTATGCAGCTCCGTTTGgcctaattccacctctataaattcacaaatattcccaaACTAACAGAGAGCCACCGAAAACACTTTTTCCGCCGCCGTGAGCTTCTATTCTTCCGtgatcccatctagaggcctttttTGGTACTCTTCCAGAAGgcgaatcgatcatggagggcttttACATCATCATTGCTGCcttctgatgatgcgtgagtagtttaccacatacctatgggtccatagctagtagttagatggcttcttctctctttgatcttcaatacaatgttctcctcggtcttcttggagttctatccgatgtaatctcttttgcggtgtgtttgttaggatccgatgaattgtgggtttatgatcaaattaTTCATAGAAAGTAACTGAGTCTTTtttgaactttattatgcatgatttttatagctttgtatttctcttcgatctatccgtttggtttggccaactagtcTGATTTAACTttagtgggagaggtgctttgtaatgggttcaatattgcggtgtcctcacccagtgacagaaggggtagcgaggcacgtattgtattgttgcacTATGAAAAAGCACTtttgtgatgatacgtgtttgtcactaatacgtctccaacgtatcgataatttttgattgttccatgctattatattatcattattggatgttttacattcattttatagcaacttgtataattttctgggactaacctattcacATAGTGGTTAGTGCCAGCTGTTgtttttttgcttattttttacttcgcagaatatccatatcaaatggagtccaaacgcaacgaaactttttggagattttttggactagaagacaacttgggagTCAAGGAAACACCAAGAgggaggcccatggggcccaccacccacctgggcgcgccctgatgggtgGTGGGGCCCATGGAGGTCCTCtccaccgcctctcagctctataaattcttagatattccagaaaccctaggggagcgATCGAAACACAATttcagccgccgcaagttccagaaccacgagatccaatctagagccctgttccggcaccttgccggaggggaacacgaacacggaggggttcatcatcctcattggtgctcctgcgttgatgcgtgagtagttcaccatagatctacgggtccgtaggcagtagctagatggcttcttctctctttttgattctcaatacaatgttctcctcgatgtttttggagatctatttgatgtaatgactttttgcggtgtgtttgttgggatccgatgaagtgtgatcagatctatccatgaatatcatttgagttttatttgatctcttatatgcatgattgttatagcctcgtatttgttctccgaatctttggtttatttaggccaactagatcaatttttcttgcaatgggaagaggtgctttgtgatgggttcgatcttgcggtgtcctcacccagtgacagtaggggtagcaaggcacgcatgtatcgttgctattaaggataaaaatatggggtctattcctacatgaatagatcttgtttacatcatgtcatcgttcttattggattactccgtttctccatgaacttaatacactagatgcatgctggatagcggttgatgtgtggagtaatagtagtagatgcaggcaagagtcggtctaataatcttggacatgatgactatatacatgatcattgccttggatattgtcataattatttgctcttctatcaattgcccaacagtaatttgtttacacactgtatgctattttctcgagaagccactagtgaaatctacagcccttgggtctatcttttatcatatatttttcagatctattattccaaaaacccaaaaatacattgctgcactttttctttacttattttatttcgtgttttttcaagatctatttatccaatctaccacaattttatctatctttttaccgtagagggattgacaacccctcttgcgcgttgggttgcaagtatttgttctttgtgtgcaggtgtcatttacatagtgttgcttggttctcctactggattgataaccttggtttcataactaaggAAATACTTACTGTAGCtatgttgcatcatcccttcctctttggggaaataccgacgcatATTCAAGCCACGGCaaaaggatttctggcgccgttgccggggagacatcgtCAACATCTATcgggttcctaatcacaaatctcatctccttgcaatttacattattttccatttccccctcgttttcatctcccccacttcacaaaaaattgcctttttatttgccttcttttttgttctcctttttctcgtcagatctcttgtttgcttgcaatcttgtttgcgtagtcacGATGTCTCAAAGAAGgtattatgatgttccttacccaaTATTTTGCTTGAGATTGGgaaaagtactaaggaatatatgactacacaatttgagcataataagcTTTTTTTACCGAAGAGCTTAAGGAACACTCTGTTGCGCTAGATGCTATAACAAAACAACTTGATCATGTTAGTAGAGAAGTTTCCAATCCCCAATCCAAGTATGCTCGTACTGAAAATTTAGTAGGTaaaatatccgatgcacaagctacACTAGTAAATCAAATGGTGGTTAAGCCAGTTTCTCTAGAAGATAACAATGATAAAGATATTAAAATGATCgctgtttcttctattgattccttgtttagtaataTTAAACTTGATGAAAAGaggactgaagaagagtcaactttagctagaggGAATCCtcataattcggagggtgaaaatattgttgaaaaattgataaaagtgggtttggagaggtcaaaactttaactagtgatgtgcccactcttttggattacaaagattttaattatgatagttgctctttgattgaatgtatttcattgttgcaatccatgataaattcagccaatgcttatgaacaaaataaagcgtttactaaacatattatAGAAGcgatgatgaaagctttagaagaaaagttgggaTTAGAGATTTgaattcctagaaaattatatgatgaatgggaacctaccattaaagtcaagattaaaaattatgagtgttttgctttatgtgatttgggtgctagtgtttccacaattccaaagtctctatgtgatgtgcttggtcttaccaatattgaagaatgtttaatttgcacttggcggattctactattaaaaagcctttgggaaaattaattatgttcttattcttgcaaataggaattatgtccccatagattttattgttttTGATATTGATTGTAATCCGTTTTGTCCCATcatacttggtagaccgtttttacgaaCTATAGGTGTCATGATTGATacgaaagaagggaatattaaatttcaattttcACTAAGaaaaggtatggaacacttccctagaacaagaattaagccaccatatgaatcaatcatgagggaaACCTATGGATCaaaaaccaaagatgacaatacttgaatctatgcattatgcccagctaagggcataaaacgatagcgcttgttgggaggcaacccaatgaataaaatttatgtttgcctttttatttttgttcttgagtgttcacacaattatgctactattatgattgtgttttttatgttttaattagtgtttgtgccaagtaaagcttttaggatcatgttgggtgatagttgctttgatcctgttgaaaaacataaacttttaCGTCCAGTAGCAGAATTGATGTGCTCTACTGGAGCgacgaaaaattctgaattttttacacaagattgatatacaaattgcctatgtTTTCCTAATtcttcagaatttttggagttacagaagtatggttaaAGTCCAGATTAGTACAGacagttctgtttttgacagattttatttccgttgcattgtgtgcttattttgatgaagctatggattgtatcggggggtataagccatggtaaagttagaatacagtaggtataatgcaattataaaatatgaatgggtttgcaacaatacttaaagtggtggtttgctttattatactaacagatcttgctacctcttgagcatgcattggttttcccttgaagaggaaagggtgatgcagcaaagtagcgtaagtatttccctcagtttttgagaaccaaggtatcaatccagtaggaggttacacgcaagtcgccttgtacctgcacaaacaaataagaaccttgcaaccaacgcgataaaggggttgtcaatcccttcacggcaacttgcaaaagtgagatctgatagagataataaggtaaatatttttggtatttttatgatatagattggaaagtaaagattacaaaataaaatagatcggaaacttatatgatggaaaatagaccagggggccataggtttcactagtggcttctctcaagatagcgtAATCTACGGACAAATTATTGTCgaccaattgatagaaaagcgcatagttatgagaatatctaggcatg contains:
- the LOC109765466 gene encoding uncharacterized protein, which encodes MSLSEKLEAARIALGKRKERELQQLGPAPAPALAPAPAAATKAELSKPARAGNNNKLLAGNLAHEFLTHGTLLGRRIEPSHHHQPAAAAASPRPEPEPKRRYAELSWLLMTNGAHIPGVVNPTQLGRWLQIKE